Proteins encoded in a region of the Ptychodera flava strain L36383 chromosome 4, AS_Pfla_20210202, whole genome shotgun sequence genome:
- the LOC139130873 gene encoding major facilitator superfamily domain-containing protein 8-like translates to MDSNSRTNNCSETTPLLKDTQTPSEISTESPEDYRRRWWSIRIMYFTMFIASLGFSIVVTSIWPYLKTVENVTDTTFLGWLVAAYSLGQLVASPLFGLCSNHVTAKWPVVVSLIMSLCANTLYAYVGAFHSHNGMIMLAARVGVGISAGNVAVARSFVSGATTLKERTPAMTNLSASQSLGFILGPVVQTAFSPVGEKGVTWDAIKLTLNMYTIPAFVSALLALINLIIVLVLFKEYRISDTADADDPESKKDDDEAGSIDKVAVVFSNVIFFVVLFVFSLNETIGVPLSMDMFAWTRQQAVYYTGFILAGGSIIALASFMLLKPLSRRFDERIILTVGIFFMLVGFVFDIPMPWAKDYPPRPALELNATIGGFAPIIPGNITKERVGCDWTVDWCDFTHKIYLPQYLVGAVFLAAGYPAATVMSFAIYSKILGPKPQGVYMGLLTGTGSLARTLGPIFVSQLYAKFGPKWTFLGVSVILMLTIVTILLIYRRLIPYIERQKQLKTATSIN, encoded by the exons TAGCGAAATTTCCACGGAATCGCCCGAAGATTACCGAAGACGATGGTGGTCGATTCGTATAATGTACTTTACAATGTTTATTGCAAGTCTGGGATTTTCCATCGTCGTCACATCCATATGGCCTTACCTGAAGACT GTTGAAAACGTGACCGATACAACGTTTCTCGGCTGGTTGGTGGCAGCCTACAGTTTAGGACAACTTGTCGCCTCGCCGCTGTTCGGACTGTGCAGCAATCACGTCACTGCAAAGTGGCCGGTGGTAGTGTCCTTGATCATGAGTCTGTGTGCTAACACACTGTATGCGTACGTAGGGGCGTTCCATTCACATAACGGCATGATAATGCTTGCAGCCAGAGTCGGCGTCGGAATAAGTGCGG GCAACGTTGCTGTAGCAAGGTCGTTTGTATCCGGGGCAACAACGCTGAAAGAAAGGACGCCAGCTATGACCAACTTGAGTGCGTCACAGTCCTTAGGTTTCATACTCGGCCCTG TGGTCCAGACAGCGTTCTCGCCTGTTGGAGAGAAAGGCGTCACGTGGGATGCGATTAAACTGACCCTCAACATGTACACCATACCAGCATTCGTCAGCGCCTTACTTGCACTGATCAATTTGATCATAGTCTTGGTTTTGTTTAAAGAATATCGAATATCTGACACAGCTGACGCTGACGACCCAG AGTCGAAAAAGGACGACGACGAAGCAGGCAGTATTGACAAAGTAGCTGTTGTATTTTCAAACGTCATTTTCTTCGTTGTTCTCTTTGTCTTTTCACTCAACGAAAC AATTGGTGTACCGTTGTCAATGGACATGTTTGCATGGACACGCCAGCAGGCAGTGTACTACACTGGTTTTATTCTCGCTGGAGGAAGCATCATTGCTTTGGCGTCCTTTATGTTACTGAAACCTTTGTCGAGAAG GTTCGACGAAAGAATAATCCTTACAGTCGGTATATTCTTCATGTTGGTTGGCTTCGTGTTCGATATACCTATGCCATGGGCAAAAGATTATCCACCTAGACCAGCTCTTG AGCTTAATGCCACCATCGGGGGTTTTGCACCAATAATACCTGGCAACATTACAAAAGAGAGAGTTGGGTGTGATTGGACGGTTGACTGGTGTGATTTCACTCACAAGATCTACCTTCCACAATACCTAGTTGGAGCGGTGTTCCTGGCAGCTGGCTATCCTGCCGCAACTGTCATGAGTTTTGCTATTTATTCAAAAATTCTCGGACCAAAACCTCAG GGAGTGTACATGGGTTTGCTGACCGGAACTGGCAGTCTGGCACGTACActtggaccaatttttgttaGCCAACTCTACGCGAAATTCGGACCAAAATGGACTTTTCTCGGCGTCTCCGTCATCCTGATGTTGACGATAGTAACCATTCTGTTGATCTACAGGAGACTCATACCATACATTGAACGGcaaaaacaattaaaaacaGCAACTTCgataaactaa
- the LOC139130877 gene encoding acid-sensing ion channel 1C-like, whose amino-acid sequence METNGKIHAIDISDEQGTYEKNEKIDALDVFGRERKSTESNSQATKKRRRCAGIPSAGVADDFGIVGVKFIFGESVSLLRRILWLVMLLSGMMMITYQIWDRASYFASFPYNVDVELNYVEELTFPSVAFCNFNMFRRSTTDPENLTDLMTQMFGGFSQSVDFHLHDLDATASEDFYIRHAHNKSMLYWAFWKGVTMTKDVFKTILTDFGVCYAFNTGEDGHQLRKVYGTGKSFGLQMILLTQISEYNIGQESGAGFQLMLYSQGDVPLVADLGFALSPGEHVKIGIEITNITNLPPPHGICQDKPLLYHSKYTRNSCRIECMTEFVVQICGCRLFYMPGNATVCNIEQWYYCGRPTLLEFSNHTSQCDCPVPCSRVIYKPNLSHAQVIYPTLAEYWANKTGTDVDTLLNEASVVDIFFQELTVHEVTQRRAYDFFSLLCDIGGALGLWLGGSVLTVIEILDICLRGCCKRKWF is encoded by the exons ATGGAAACAAATGGGAAAATACATGCCATTGATATCAGCGACGAACAAGGTACatatgagaaaaatgaaaaaattgacgCTTTAGATGTTTTTGGGAGGGAAAGAAAATCGACCGAAAGCAATTCGCAAGCTACCAAGAAACGTCGGAGATGTGCTGGAATCCCGTCTGCTGGTGTTGCGGACGATTTTGGTATCGTTGGTGTCAAGTTCATTTTCGGAGAGTCCGTCTCATTACTGAGAAG AATTCTATGGCTGGTGATGCTGTTGAGTggaatgatgatgataacataCCAGATATGGGACAGGGCGTCTTACTTCGCTTCGTTTCCTTACAACGTTGACGTTGAACTTAATTACGTCGAAGAGTTGACCTTCCCCTCGGTTGCATTCTGTAACTTCAACATGTTCAG GAGATCAACCACAGATCCGGAAAATTTGACGGATTTGATGACTCAAATGTTTGGCGGTTTCAGTCAAAGCGTTGACTTTCACCTTCATGACTTGGACGCGACAGCATCCGAAGACTTCTACATACGCCATGCTCACAATAAAAGCATGCTTTACTG GGCTTTTTGGAAAGGTGTTACCATGACAAAAGATGTTTTCAAAACCATCCTGACAGACTTTGGTGTTTGTTATGCTTTTAACACCGGGGAAGATGGACATCAATTACGTAAGGTGTACGGCACAG GTAAATCTTTCGGACTACAAATGATTCTTCTGACGCAAATCTCAGAGTATAACATCGGTCAAGAGAGTGGCGCTGGGTTTCAGCTGATGCTCTATTCTCAAGGAGATGTTCCCTTGGTTGCTGACCTTGGCTTTGCTTTATCTCCCGGCGAACACGTCAAGATTGGCATCGAAATAACAAAT ATTACAAATCTACCGCCACCACACGGCATCTGCCAGGATAAGCCACTGTTATATCACAGCAAATACACCAGGAATTCTTGTCGGATAGAGTGTATGACCGAGTTTGTGGTTCAAATCTGTGGATGTCGATTGTTTTATATGCCAG GTAATGCAACGGTGTGTAACATTGAACAGTGGTATTACTGTGGAAGACCCACTCTGT TGGAATTTTCTAACCACACTTCCCAGTGTGACTGCCCGGTGCCGTGTTCCCGCGTTATCTACAAACCCAACCTGTCACATGCTCAAGTTATATATCCAACATTGGCTGAATATTGGGCCAATAAAACAGGCACTGATGTAGACACGCTACT AAACGAGGCCTCAGTGGTCGATATTTTCTTCCAAGAGTTAACCGTACATGAAGTGACACAACGGAGGGCGTACGACTTCTTTAGTTTGCTAT GCGATATTGGTGGCGCTCTCGGTCTCTGGCTTGGTGGCAGCGTTCTCACTGTTATAGAAATCCTTGATATTTGCTTGAGAGGATGCTGTAAGAGAAAATGGTTctaa